Proteins encoded within one genomic window of Epinephelus lanceolatus isolate andai-2023 chromosome 9, ASM4190304v1, whole genome shotgun sequence:
- the tti2 gene encoding LOW QUALITY PROTEIN: TELO2-interacting protein 2 (The sequence of the model RefSeq protein was modified relative to this genomic sequence to represent the inferred CDS: deleted 2 bases in 1 codon) — protein sequence MELSSLLHDLHLTSSSPSEKPLPPLPLPPITELLSRLQEKLIGSSSDSETSSLIGRVERFFQVADPHWLFSASQDDGWTELQVAYSSLVRALIGCAALPLCEDDCGSLPSAAYQSVPSRAGAVCSALTALLGTLGNRGSQTGVLLAVAPPICVFSVTHFQVQPWTSSSSRVAAQSLQEALLRAGGWRDSAHLLMGDRRILGGVLDVLQPQLTKESWQRCEAVKVVFAWTLLQVTRPSLSPHLSHLLPPSLLLNDHYRPENCMLGVRCLHHIVLNTPAADLRQFNRAEVLYQALFKHLYITEAAVIQSVLSCLLDLLLVLEKPPSSLAPPSSSSCRKPCRHDDVLRLVLTHMEAEHKVALRHVYATALPPYIDRMGVAVCRHLRRLERVVLGYLEVRDPPEETSRLKILEVLEKTIRAAWPRMECRVGVLLRCLLKLLVDVSSDSELSDSVRQKLMNQTSLCLKLLDACCHGDLQPFLQQVDSSCCSSEVLSCLATVTVTTER from the exons ATGGAGCTTTCATCTTTACTTCATGACCTTCatctcacctcctcctccccctcagagaagcccctcccccctctccct cttcctccaaTCACAGAGCTCCTCTCTCGGCTGCAGGAGAAGCTGATTGGTTCGTCCTCCGACTCTGAAACGAGCTCCCTGATTGGTCGTGTTGAGCGTTTCTTCCAAGTAGCAGATCCCCATTGGCTGTTCTCAGCCAGTCAGGATGATGGGTGGACGGAGCTTCAGGTGGCGTACAGCTCTCTGGTCcgtgctctgattggctgtgcAGCTCTGCCGCTCTGCGAGGACGACTGTGGCTCTCTGCCGTCCGCAGCCTATCAGAGCGTCCCAAGCAGAGCTGGAGCAGTATGCTCCGCCCTCACAGCGCTGCTGGGAACTCTGGGAAACAGAGGCAGTCAGACTGGTGTGCTGCTGGCTGTGGCTCCGCCCATCTGTGTGTTCTCTGTCACTCATTTCCAG gttcaGCCGTGGACCAGCTCCTCGTCCAGAGTGGCGGCTCAGAGCCTGCAGGAGGCGCTGCTGAGGGCAGGGGGCTGGAGAGACTCGGCCCACCTCCTGATGGGGGACAGga gaaTTCTGGGAGGAGTCCTGGACGTCCTGCAGCCTCAGCTGACAAA ggagTCGTGGCAGCGCTGTGAAGCAGTGAAGGTGGTGTTTGCGTGGACGCTCCTGCAG gtgactCGTCCCTCTCTGTCCCCTCACCTGTCCCACCTCCTCCCCCCCTCACTCCTCCTCAATGACCACTACAGACCAGAGAACTGCATGCTGGGAGTTCGCTGTCTGCACCACATCGTGCTCAACAcg CCTGCTGCAGACCTGCGTCAGTTCAACAGAGCAGAAGTTCTCTACCAGGCCTTATTCAAACACCTGTACATTACAGAGGCTGCTGTCAtccag TCTGTTCTGTCCTGTTTGTTGGACCTGTTGTTGGTTTTGGAGAAGCCCCCCTCGTCTCTtgcccccccctcctcctcctcctgcaggaaGCCCTGTCGTCATGACGATGTGCTGCGTCTAGTCCTGACTCACATGGAGGCGGAGCACAAGGTGGCGCTGCGACATGTCTACGCCACCGCTCTCCCTCCGTACATCGACAG GATGGGCGTGGCCGTGTGCAGACACCTGCGGCGGCTGGAGCGGGTGGTGCTGGGATACCTGGAGGTCAGAGACCCACCTGAGGAGACGAGTCGACTCAAGATCCTGGAAGTCCTGGAGAAAACCATCAGAGCAGCATGGCCACg gatGGAGTGTCGAGTTGGCGTGTTGCTGCGTTGCCTGTTGAAGTTGCTGGTTGACGTGTCCTCAGACTCTGAGCTCAGTGACTCAGTGAGACAGAAGCTGATGAATCAAACGTCTCTCTGCCTCAAACTGCTGGATGCCTGTTGTCATGGAGACCTGCAG CCTTTCCTCCAGCAGGTcgacagcagctgctgcagctccgaGGTGCTCAGTTGCCTAGCGACAGTCACTGTGACGACAGAGAGgtga